Proteins encoded in a region of the Cyanobacteria bacterium QS_8_64_29 genome:
- a CDS encoding preprotein translocase subunit SecG: protein MTVAQIAEIAWVALAALLIAIVLLHSPKGDGLGGIGGQGQLFTSTKSAEKGLNRITWGIAIAFLGLTIAQSAGWLG, encoded by the coding sequence ATGACTGTTGCCCAGATTGCCGAGATCGCTTGGGTCGCGTTGGCTGCCTTGCTAATTGCCATTGTGCTGCTGCACAGCCCTAAAGGGGACGGCCTGGGCGGCATTGGCGGCCAGGGCCAGCTGTTTACCAGCACCAAGAGCGCTGAGAAGGGCCTGAACCGCATCACTTGGGGCATTGCCATCGCGTTTTTGGGGCTAACCATTGCCCAGAGCGCCGGCTGGTTGGGCTGA
- a CDS encoding peptidase → MPAAPPGGGQPLAGLLGSALIAAAAPLAPTLAAPPEPPAALPQPRAHPVPQQLKRQFAPQAAGNYLDRIEPTRVGYLVWSQLPVRISLAHPPEARASSARQRRFQRWQAAVRQAIADWDQYLPLSVVASPERADIRIARSQPPRQSSGQRARARAGRTRYTIEVCCRAQGPPRLHPQGQIALAPGQSRRNTLSSARHELGHALGLWGHSRQSGDVMYGAHTGSPTSISQRDANTLYRLYRQPTRLGWPLQLQRARH, encoded by the coding sequence ATGCCGGCGGCCCCACCCGGTGGGGGACAGCCACTGGCTGGCTTGTTGGGGAGTGCCCTCATCGCAGCGGCCGCGCCGCTGGCCCCTACCCTGGCAGCGCCGCCCGAGCCGCCGGCTGCCCTGCCCCAGCCCCGAGCGCATCCCGTGCCGCAGCAGCTGAAGCGGCAGTTTGCCCCCCAAGCCGCGGGGAACTATTTGGACCGCATCGAGCCCACGCGCGTGGGCTATCTCGTGTGGTCCCAGCTTCCGGTTCGCATCAGCCTTGCCCATCCCCCCGAAGCTCGAGCGAGTTCGGCCCGCCAGCGCCGCTTCCAGCGTTGGCAGGCTGCGGTGCGCCAAGCCATTGCCGACTGGGACCAGTACTTGCCGCTCTCGGTGGTAGCCTCGCCCGAGCGCGCCGACATCCGCATTGCGCGATCGCAACCGCCGCGTCAAAGCAGCGGCCAGAGGGCCCGCGCGCGGGCTGGCCGGACGCGCTACACCATTGAGGTCTGCTGCCGCGCGCAAGGCCCGCCGCGACTGCACCCCCAAGGGCAAATCGCGCTAGCGCCCGGCCAAAGCCGGCGCAATACGCTGTCATCGGCCCGCCACGAACTGGGCCACGCGCTCGGCCTCTGGGGGCACAGCCGCCAGTCCGGCGATGTCATGTACGGCGCGCACACGGGCAGCCCCACCTCCATCTCGCAACGGGATGCCAACACGCTCTACCGCCTCTACCGGCAACCGACGCGCTTGGGATGGCCGCTCCAACTCCAGCGCGCTCGGCACTAG